One segment of Phycisphaerae bacterium DNA contains the following:
- a CDS encoding hydrogenase iron-sulfur subunit yields the protein MEQETFEPKIIGFFCNWCSYRAADGAGTARIKHSPNVRIIRLMCSGRVDIAFILKALSLGADGVLVAGCHPGECHYIEQNYKTIRRFTMLRHTLRAFGIDERRVRLVWASAGEASHLAEVIDEMVEDVRTLGPLNWRRNWAEDGAHLDDVERILHEHEEAMEVSR from the coding sequence ATGGAACAAGAAACGTTCGAGCCGAAGATCATCGGTTTCTTCTGCAACTGGTGCTCGTACCGGGCGGCCGACGGGGCGGGCACCGCAAGGATCAAGCACTCTCCCAACGTCCGCATCATTCGCCTGATGTGCAGCGGCCGGGTGGACATCGCCTTCATTCTCAAGGCTCTCTCGCTGGGTGCCGACGGGGTTCTGGTGGCCGGCTGCCATCCCGGCGAATGCCACTACATCGAGCAGAACTACAAGACCATCCGGCGGTTCACGATGCTCAGGCACACGTTGCGGGCATTCGGGATTGATGAAAGACGCGTCCGCCTGGTCTGGGCGTCGGCAGGCGAGGCGAGTCATCTGGCCGAGGTGATCGACGAGATGGTCGAGGACGTCCGAACGCTCGGCCCGCTGAACTGGCGGCGAAACTGGGCCGAGGATGGCGCCCACCTGGACGACGTGGAGAGGATACTTCATGAGCACGAGGAAGCCATGGAGGTGTCGAGATGA
- a CDS encoding oxidoreductase, translated as MSEKGKLAIYWAASCGGCEISILALNEKILDVANAFDIVFCPCIMDTKARDVEKMADGTIDVCLFNGGIRTSEQEYMAGLLRRKSKVLVAFGSCAYEGCIPGLANLTNRKEIFETCYIDCPSVDNPNEAVPVADTRVNGYRLTLPVFYDTVRTLGQTVKVDYYLPGCPPEAPRIWDAVAAILEGKLPPPGSVIGPETTVCDECQRKREEKKIKRFKRTWEVIPDEDKCLLEQGLLCCGPATRAGCGALCPQVNSPCIGCYGPNAGVEDFGARLMSALASVIDATDPDEIDEIIRQGIPDPVGTFYRFGLPHGFLRRAAAIPDAQRHELPLPKPAEERSK; from the coding sequence ATGAGTGAAAAAGGCAAACTCGCCATTTATTGGGCCGCCTCGTGCGGAGGATGCGAGATTTCGATTCTCGCGCTGAACGAAAAGATACTCGACGTCGCGAACGCCTTCGACATCGTTTTCTGTCCGTGCATCATGGACACCAAGGCCCGCGATGTTGAAAAGATGGCGGACGGCACCATCGACGTCTGCCTGTTCAACGGCGGCATTCGGACCAGCGAACAGGAATACATGGCCGGGCTGTTGCGACGCAAGTCAAAGGTCCTGGTGGCGTTCGGATCGTGCGCATACGAGGGCTGTATCCCGGGCCTGGCGAACCTCACGAACCGCAAGGAGATCTTCGAGACCTGCTACATCGATTGCCCGTCGGTGGACAATCCGAACGAGGCGGTTCCCGTCGCGGACACGCGGGTCAACGGCTATCGCCTGACGCTGCCGGTGTTTTATGACACCGTGCGGACGCTCGGGCAAACCGTGAAGGTGGATTACTACCTTCCCGGCTGCCCCCCGGAAGCACCAAGAATCTGGGACGCCGTGGCGGCGATTCTTGAGGGAAAGCTGCCGCCGCCAGGGTCGGTAATCGGCCCGGAAACGACGGTGTGCGACGAATGCCAGCGCAAGCGGGAAGAGAAGAAGATCAAGCGGTTCAAGCGGACTTGGGAGGTTATTCCCGACGAGGATAAGTGCCTCCTGGAGCAGGGGCTACTCTGTTGCGGACCGGCCACCCGGGCCGGTTGCGGGGCCTTATGCCCCCAGGTGAATTCGCCGTGCATCGGATGTTACGGTCCGAACGCCGGCGTGGAGGACTTTGGAGCCAGGCTGATGAGTGCGCTCGCATCGGTGATCGACGCAACCGACCCGGACGAGATTGATGAGATCATCCGCCAGGGTATCCCTGACCCGGTGGGCACTTTCTATCGGTTCGGTCTGCCCCACGGCTTTCTGCGACGGGCGGCAGCAATCCCGGACGCGCAACGGCATGAGTTACCCTTGCCCAAACCTGCAGAGGAAAGGAGCAAGTGA
- a CDS encoding Ni/Fe hydrogenase subunit alpha, which translates to MTAKHIVIDPITRLEGHGKIDIFLDETGDVADAFLQIPELRGFERFCVGRPAEDMPNLTSRICGVCPEAHHMAAAKALDALFHVEPPPTGKKLREMFYSIFCATDHTTHFYALGGPDFVMGPDAPKEERNILGVIKKVGMEIAGRVIKMRADGHGLIKMIGGRAVHPNWAVPGGVSRGITEEQRREIERLGRDAIEFAKFSLQLFNQVVLGNSEYVKLIQSDAYTHRTYNMGTVDAQNRVNFYDGMIRIVGPDGREHAKYHPREYREYIAEHVEPWSYLKFPFLKKIGWKGFVDGEDSGLYKATPLSRLNAAEGMATPLAQQEYERMYDALGGKPVNHTLATHWARLIELLYATERWVELATDPGITGKEYRVLPSETPDEGVGSVEAPRGTLTHHYWTDERGILTRVNLIVGTTNNYAPIQLSIKTAARSLIRKGTAVSEALLNKIEMAFRAYDPCFGCATHCLPGQMPMTVVIHSADGRTVHRLSRGEGRGIGEPVR; encoded by the coding sequence ATGACAGCCAAGCACATTGTCATCGACCCGATCACGCGCCTCGAAGGACACGGAAAGATTGACATATTCCTTGACGAAACAGGCGATGTTGCCGATGCCTTCCTGCAAATCCCCGAGCTTCGCGGTTTTGAACGATTCTGCGTGGGGCGTCCGGCCGAGGACATGCCGAACCTGACCTCGCGCATCTGCGGCGTCTGCCCCGAGGCTCACCACATGGCCGCGGCCAAGGCGCTGGATGCTTTGTTTCACGTGGAGCCTCCTCCGACCGGCAAGAAGCTGCGTGAGATGTTCTACTCCATATTTTGCGCCACGGACCACACGACTCACTTCTACGCCCTCGGCGGACCGGACTTCGTCATGGGACCGGATGCGCCTAAAGAGGAGCGCAACATTCTCGGGGTCATCAAGAAAGTCGGCATGGAGATCGCCGGCAGAGTCATCAAGATGCGGGCCGACGGGCACGGCCTGATCAAGATGATCGGCGGGCGGGCGGTACATCCGAACTGGGCCGTTCCGGGCGGCGTCAGCCGGGGCATTACCGAGGAGCAACGACGGGAGATCGAACGGCTCGGGCGCGACGCCATCGAGTTCGCTAAGTTTTCCCTGCAGCTCTTTAACCAGGTTGTCCTCGGCAACTCCGAGTATGTCAAGCTCATCCAGAGCGACGCATACACGCACCGGACGTACAACATGGGCACCGTTGACGCCCAGAATCGCGTGAACTTCTACGACGGCATGATTCGCATCGTCGGCCCTGACGGGCGGGAACACGCCAAGTACCATCCCCGTGAATATCGCGAGTACATCGCCGAGCACGTGGAGCCCTGGTCCTACCTGAAGTTTCCCTTCCTCAAGAAGATCGGCTGGAAGGGATTCGTCGACGGCGAGGACTCGGGCTTGTACAAGGCTACGCCGCTGTCGCGACTGAACGCTGCTGAGGGCATGGCGACCCCGCTGGCTCAGCAGGAATACGAGCGGATGTACGACGCGCTGGGCGGAAAGCCGGTGAACCACACGCTGGCCACTCACTGGGCTCGGTTAATCGAGCTGCTGTATGCCACGGAGCGATGGGTCGAGCTCGCCACTGATCCAGGAATCACGGGAAAGGAATATCGCGTGCTGCCGAGCGAGACGCCGGATGAAGGCGTCGGCAGCGTGGAGGCCCCGCGCGGCACGCTGACGCATCATTATTGGACCGACGAACGCGGCATATTGACGCGGGTGAACCTGATCGTGGGCACGACCAACAACTACGCACCGATTCAGCTCTCGATCAAGACGGCTGCTCGAAGTCTGATCCGAAAAGGAACGGCGGTGAGCGAGGCCCTGCTCAACAAGATTGAGATGGCGTTTCGGGCTTACGATCCGTGCTTCGGTTGTGCCACACACTGCCTGCCCGGTCAAATGCCGATGACCGTCGTCATTCATTCTGCGGACGGGAGAACGGTTCATCGCCTGTCGCGAGGGGAAGGGCGGGGGATCGGAGAACCGGTTCGATGA
- a CDS encoding hydrogenase maturation protease: MTNALAACSQGRASGEGPTLVLGLGNPLLTDDSVGLRVIDHLRPQVAGWPNVQLDEDYCGGLGVMERMIGFDRVILVDAICTGGRPGAVHVLTVRDIPTRHSGSFHDADLRTALALGRQAGARLPADENIRIVAVEAAEVLTFGQQCTPAVRSGISRAAESVLKLLTAWS; encoded by the coding sequence ATGACTAACGCCCTTGCAGCCTGTTCGCAGGGGCGGGCATCGGGCGAGGGGCCCACACTGGTGCTGGGCTTGGGAAACCCTCTTCTCACCGACGACAGTGTGGGCCTTCGGGTGATCGACCATCTGCGGCCGCAAGTTGCAGGGTGGCCGAACGTCCAACTGGATGAAGACTATTGCGGCGGTTTGGGCGTCATGGAACGTATGATTGGTTTCGACCGCGTCATTCTCGTCGATGCGATCTGCACGGGTGGGCGGCCCGGCGCGGTTCACGTCCTGACCGTTCGGGACATTCCCACACGGCACAGCGGTTCGTTTCATGACGCCGATCTTCGTACGGCTCTGGCCCTCGGTCGTCAGGCAGGGGCCCGACTGCCGGCTGATGAGAACATCCGCATTGTGGCGGTCGAAGCGGCGGAAGTGCTGACATTCGGTCAACAGTGCACTCCGGCCGTGCGGTCGGGCATCAGCCGGGCGGCGGAGAGTGTGTTGAAACTCTTGACAGCATGGAGTTAA